The window TAACCACCGGCTCCACTTGATCCATTCCATGAATTGATAGTTTACGCAGTAAAAGAGGTAGCTCGCTAATACTCACTTCTCCGCCACCAACTATGTTTAAAGAGGCCATTGCAGGAGCTCTTGGAAGACAACAGCAAAGATCCTTGGAATTGTCAATAGTAAGTGATTGCAAAGATGGTAGATGATAGGGCAAATCTCCTCTCAACATGGGACAGTCACTTAAGGTAAGCTCCGCAAGTCGAGGGAATGCATTGAACTCCATTGAATGCCACTTCACCCAGTCACTAATTGAGCAAAATGTAAGAGTTTCAAGCACTGGAAAGGGTGTCTCCAAACAAGATCCACCCTTGTAAAACTCAGCACCCACAGTTTTCAGACTTTTAAAATCTGAAATTGTAAGGTGCTTCAAAGAGGGCAATTGTCCAAATGAAGGAAGCACAGAACATTTATTGCAATGTTGCAGGGTTAGTGTGGTGATGTTGTGGTAGGAAGAATTTCCCAACCAATCTGGAAATGTTGTGCCTCTGTAGCCACtgatctctacttctttcaaatTACTGTGAGGCTGTAACTTGTCAAGTATATCTCTTTCAATTTGGGAATCAGCTGCATCCTTCTTTTTGACAGCAAAAGCAAAAACTCCTTCCATACTTTTATGTGACCACCAACTCAACTTCAAAGAGTCAATGCCATCCTTATCGAACATTCTTGCCTCCCAAGCTTCACTGCTGTCGACCACATTCTCCAATTTGTCAATGGAAATTGATTCGCGCAGATTCGCAAGTGCTCCCAGTTCTTTGATCTTGTTCTCTTCATGCTTCCCGACAACAAAGTCGCTTAAAAACTGCAAACTTTTCAATTTGCTCATGCCTTTCGGCATCTCGCGCAAACAAGTTGCTCTAATATCAAGATGCCTTAAGTTTACAAGATTTTGCATGCCATCCGGAAGCATTTTCAATTTTTCACATCCAATCAGCTTCAAGGTCTGCAAATTGTAAAGATTACCCAAAGACTCGGGTAATGTCACAATGTAGGTTCCAGAGAGATCCAAGTAACGCAAATGAATCAACTCACCTATTGAATCAGGAagtgattcaagaggaaagcatTTGAATGACAAAGCTCTAAGGCGCTTCAATTTTGACAACAAGATACAAGGTGTGTTTTCCATGTCAAATGGGATATTTGGTGACAAATTGATTTCAAGAAATGTCCTTGTATGTTCTACTCTATCACAAACTCCTAGAAGTTTTGAGATTGGATAATTGCCTTTAGCATTATGTGATAAATGACGAGCTTTAATATCAATCTCAACAGCATTTTCATGCTCTTCTGCTCTAAAACAGAATTCTCCAGCATAGATCATTGCCAAATCATGCACAAGATCATGCATCACAAATGTCTTTTCATTAGTACTATGAGGTTGGAAAAATGACCTCACAAATAATTCATCAAAATATTcgtcaccaacttcttctagacTCTTTTCTCCTACTGGTTGTAAGAGATTCTCCGCCATCCATAACAAGATCAATTCATCTTTATCAAATTCATAACTCTTGGGATATATGGAACAATAAACAAAACACTTTTTTAGACACGAAGGAAGATAATAATAGCTAACTCTTAAAGCTGGAACAATTTTGATCTTGTCATTGGAGGATTTCCAGATCTCGTTCTTCAATATATGATTCCAAGACTTGACTTCAGAATTTCCACGCAATAAGCCTCCGAGTGCTTGAGCTGCCAAGGGCAATCCATCACACTTCTTTACAATATCTTTGCCGACTTTTTGCAGAGTTGGATTCTTCATAGAATCAGCAGAAAGACGTGCGTGTTTTGAAAATACTAACCAGCAATCTTCATTAGACAACAAACTCAGTTGGTAATGTAGATCGGTAGTTGCAACCACAGAAGCAACCTTTTCACTACGGGTTGTCAAAAGAATTTTACTTCCATGATTACCGTAGCGAAAAGGTTTTAGAAGATCCTCCCAAATGTCTTGTTGATCATGCCAGACATCATCTAAAACAACTAAGAATGTTTTTCCTATCAACTTTTGTTTCAGATGAGTTTGAAGTGAATCAAAATCATCCCTCTTATAAGAACTACAAGTTATTTTCTCTAGTATAGTTCTTGTGAGGCTAATAGGATTAAAATTTTCAGCAACACACACCCATGCTCTAGTATCAAATTTTCCCACTACTTCAGCATCACTGTAAACCAGTTGAGCTAGAGCAGTTTTTCCTATTCCACCCATACCCCAAATTGGGATCAGAGTAAGAGGTGATTCAGAATCATCTAGCAACAATTTGATTATGTCTCTCTTCTCTTTGTCCCGACCGAATATGTCAGAACTTACAACGAGAGATGTGGATGGAATTCTCCATGATGTGTCCAACTTGGCACTCTTTTCTAGACCAAGTTTAGCTTTTCTTTCTACAAGAGACTCTAGTTTACCAACTATTTTTTCCATGTCGCCATTATCTTCAATATACGAATCAACAAGACGAGAGCAGGAAGAAGAGTTACCTGGATCCCCTTGAGTGGCCGCGATGGCGGCCTTAGTGGAGAGTTCATCAAGCAAGTCATCAGCAAAATAGAGAGCATCTTGGAGATCAACAAGCCATTTCTTGACTCTCTTGTCAGTGAACTGCTTCTGCTCAGCATCATCAAGAACAGGTCCAACATCATACAGACTTTTCTCCAACCTTCCAAGCAACTCCTGGGCAGAGTAGTTTCCTTCAAGGACAGAGTCATCTTCAAGTATTGAAGACAACTTGTCTAAAACAGCATCAACAAAAGAAGTGAGATAAGCTCCACCATCAAGTTTTGCAGCCATGATTGAATCTCAACTGCAGCAGCAGATCAGATTGGATCAGAACGAAGAAAGAAAGGTGATGGATGAGAGAAGGGTTTGCAGTTTGCAATGTAGTCTCTGGATTTTCTCAAATAGAAGCTAAGGGAAGTGTTTGCTTTTATGTGCAGTGAGTGAAGTTGACTTCATGAGCTCATGATCTTCGTTTCATTAATAATGCATGATTTTGGGATCTGCTTCCCTTGTTTAAGATCTGATATAACTTATAACAAGAGCTGTCAAATGGGGAAAGAATAAAGATACACAATTGGTTACATGCTTAGGAAAGTCTATGTAACTAACTCTTCATGAAATCATGATACTTACTGCTGCCTTCTTTTTTTATTGGTTTGAGCTGGAAACTTTCAAGTTTATTGATTCTCAAggattttattgtttattttattgtttgtatttaactgtTCCCTGATAATTATTGAGTAGACAAGCTTTGTTGTTGAATTATTTGAGTAGTTGAAGAACATGCTGTAGCCCATTACTAATTAGTAAACTAAAAACAAGCTGTAGTTCTACTATATCATTAGTCACTATAGAATCATTGGAAAGAAATTTCTATTAGCTGGCAATCTCTCATTGTTTTctagaaaaatttgaaaatatgttTGTATAGATTATTTCTACCTTCAATTATTATGTGTTGTATTAATTGTTGGTATTTTAtagagtttttgaaattttttagagaattaaaaaatatcttttgatttttcaatgcaaattgaattttagttttaaatttaatatattcacCTCAATTATTATTTTACAACATACAATAACTTTTTAGACATACTTTTTTAATTAGCATCTTCTATTTTACTAATGATAATATACTTTTTAAACATACTTTTTTAATTAGCATCttctatttttctaataataataatattttctctccaaatacattttttcttttcttattacaCCTCTATACTCTTTCtttaattattctttttctttttccaatttttatactcctcctttttctcttttcatcTGTATTGGGGAGTAAGAGTATTTTTACTCTCACCTATTCCCACCACATACAAATTAtcatatttgttgagtaattatGTTACTAATTATAATGTGTATATAAGTGCCTATTTAACATCCCAACAAGatttgatgataaattaaaaaaaagtcttAATTAAAGTGGAGACAGCATCAGAAGTCTGGGGTGGTAaactatataagtatatatacataccaacacaaatgttaaaaaaaatatatattttccatCATATTTATACATCAATTTCTGCTCCAAAATTTCCATTCTAGTAATTGGCTAATTGTGAAAACTAATTAAACTTGTTTAATATGTATGCAAAAAAAATTTCACCTCCAAATTCTATTACTATATATGATATCAAATTCAGGTGTTTGACCCCTTTTGAGATTAATTAACCGAAATCTCCAAATAACTGAACTATAGGCTATAAAATGCAGGAAAAATGTTACCAGAATATAAATTTCAATAAAAACCTTCCAACGGAACTTCTATGCACTCTTGCAAATAAGATAGACAGTGGACATGGACAATTGAACATGGGCATGATCATGTCCCCAAAATGGATGTTTGATATTTCAAGGATATTAAGCGAGGTTTGGTGTAGCATTGCACCAAATTCTCGTATATTTGCCAGgccagatgaaaaataccatctTCTTTTCTGGTTCCCAAAAAACTCATTTTTGGCTTACTTatgcaatttcaaaaatattcatCACTTTACAATTTTTTGCATATTAACAATTCATTTTATTGATGCACAACTTGTATCAAAATACATTGAgtaattaatatatcaaaattctaAAGTGAAAGATATCAAAACAAATAGAATGTATAAATAGTAATGTAATTGTCTTTGTGCAGAAGATTAATATTCTGAAACAGAGGGACTAAACTATGATGTTTGTGTATTGTGTATTTGTGTTAAAATAACAGCATGAATTTGTAGCTTTTTTTATGTGTGTGCTTTTTACTATCATGTCTAGGTTTGATGTTCTATTTATGGATTTTTGACTTTGTCAAGTAATGTATAATGGCAATGCCATCTTTGTTAGAGATAAAAATAAGACAATTGACAAATGGATATGGATATTACCACTGAAATTCAGTTGCTACTTTagttattttaagtttttaactgtTATATATTATGAAGATTTGGACTAGTGTTTGAATTTCATGTACTTATTACTGTCAATTCATTGAACTAGAAAAATTATAACGAATAAATGCCATCATCTTTCTCTAATTCTGATGATGAGCTAAAATTATGCAAAGCTAACATAATTTAAGGCAGATTAGTATGATTGTTTTGTTTTATTAGCTGCCAAAACTGACTCTGATCTCCATCTTATAAAAGTGAATTACAATATTACATGGAATTTCCAATTAATTAATCTTACTATAGTAGCATACAAATCTTCTGCATAATTAACAGAAGTACCGTGAATTGAAATGGATGAAATATTTGTCATAAAAACTTACATTTTTACACACAAGATCATGCTTTTGTACTTCAATTTTTCAGACTGATATCTATATAATAAATTGAactttttaattgttatttagtTAAAGTTACATCATTTGATAATTTCAAATTGACATTGTCAAGCAAAGACTTTTAGTtacatgaaataataataaaagaatatgAGAAAAGTAATGTTACTAATCAGAGGCATTCTTTGTCAGCAATACACAATAAAAcagaggaagaaaaaaaattttcttagaGCACAAAGGCTTAATGGTGCAAAATAATTAATCACACTCCTCCATTATACAAACGCCAAGGTCACAATTCACCAATATAGCATATGATACAtctaaagaaaaattcaaaaatcccaaaaataaATACATGTCTGCAAAAGAAAGTACCTACACATGAATCTTTCAAAATGGACCATGACCAAGAGGTATCTAAAAACAAGAAACCAAACCAAGAGTCTCAATCTTCAAAAAGGTAGgtttccaaaagaaaaaaaataaacaagctAAGGTATTAAATTTTCCCATGCAATAGTCATTGTATCATGCCTCTCTTGAATCTCTTGGATTGTGATCATGATTGTGGCTCTTCCTTGTTGCTCAATTTCTTTCTGCAAGAAAGTTTCACTCTTACCTATTCCAACATGATAAAGTATATATTTCTTCTTTGGGAATATACAAATTTTCATGAAATgaacttttcattttctttaaataaaaacatcATTAGTTCAGGCATCCATACCACTTATGACATTAGGTTTCTTAAGCACTTGATGAATCTCATTGAGGCTCCTCTGTATATCAGTCACTCTGTCATGCCTCTCTTGAATCTCTTGGATTGTGGCTCTCCCTTAGTGTTAAATTGCTTTTTGCAAGAAAGTTTAACCCTCACCTGTTCCCACCACACATAAGTAATCATATTTTTGAGTAATCCATGCTATTCCAACATTATAATAGCCAAACAAAGGAACCATTTTCATTGGAgcttcctaataataataataataataataataattacatagACCAACTTGCTTCTTCCACTAAAATTCACCATCTTTCCAGGTACTTAttgttttataatttataatattattgtttACAATCTTTGTATATCAATTTAGTAATTTATATGAATTGTCAAAGTTAATAAGATATAGTTGTGATTATTAATTGAtgatatatatcatatatataattataaatactaattatGCTTCATTTTGGCACAAAAAAATTGGGAGATATATATAATAATCATGCTAGATTGGATTATGATAAATTAAACATGTAAATAGGTGTTATGTGATTCACTTGTTTTAGGGAAATAGTGTAGAGGTGGTTGGCTTCCCCTTATTAATCCTTAGTAGGAAGCCACATCAGTAAGAGACAGATAATGAAGAAAAATGTACTTAAATCttaattaggatttaggataATTTATAATTGAGATTATTATGCAATATTCTACCACAAGTGATAGATTATAAACTAGAAACAATTTTTCCTTGTGATTCTAAAGTTATAGATGCTCAAGCCATCAGGGAAATTCTTGATTGAATGAAATTATATCAGATAAACATGTCCTATTTTATATTGTAAATTATCTTTGGCTAACCAATGAAAAAATCTTCTGCAGAAGATTGCAAAATTTCAGGTGACGCACAAAAGTCTCAAGCAACATTATCTTTGCAGCCACCAATTGCTGACCCTCGGAACCATTTTTGAGCTCGGATTCACTCAGCCTATGGTACAAAGttctcaaaaataaaagaaattcatgTTCTTATTTGGTAACTTATTTAATTATTCATGGACATAAGTTTCATTTCTTGTTTTTCCTTTCTAAGCAAAGGAGGAATTGATGTACACATTGGAACTCCTGTGCACTCTCTTGCAGATATGATGAACACTGGACAGGACATGGCAGGATCATCCCCTGAAATGGGTTTCGGCTGCGGCAAGAAACTGCTGCAACCTTAATGTTTGATTTGGCAAGGATATTAAGGGAGTCTTGGTGTAGCATTGCACCAAAATCCTCGTATCCATGTCAGGCCAGATGGAAAATGCTATTTTCTTACTCAGGCAATTCATCCTTGGCTCAATTATATACTCTATCAGTTTTAAAAATGTGTTACTTTAAAAATTTTGCATATTAACAATTCAATGTAGCTGAGTACAATCTGTATCTAGATACAATGAGTTATTAACATATCGAATTTCTAAAGTGACAGATTTTTTGAAATAGATGgagtatataattataatattaaaatataaatagtaatGTAATTGTCTTTCTGCAGAAGCTTGATATTTTGAAGCAGAAAGACTAATGAACTATGATGTGTGTGTATTGTGTTAAAATATCAGCATGAATTTGTAGTTTTTTTATTTGGTGTGCTTTTTACTATCATGCCTAGGTTTGGTATTCTATTTATGGATTTTTGACTTTGTCAGATAATATATAATGCCATCTttgttagaaataaaaataagacatttGACAAATGCATATTACAACTAGTTTCTTTTCAGTTTCTACTTTATTTATACGTTCTGCATAATTAACAGAAACACTTTGAAAGTGAATTACAATATTACACgaaaatttctaattaattaatgaatCTTACTATAGTAGCATACATATCTTCTGTATAATTAACAGAAACACTAAGAATTGAAATAGATGaaatatttgtaataaaaatctTGCATTTTTACACAAAAAGCTAAGGTAAtgttttgctctttaattttttttatactgaTATGTTTATAATAAGTTGTTTATTGTTGTTTAGTTAAAGTGACATCATTTGATAATTTCAAATTGACATTGTCATGCAAAGACTTTTAGTTTCCTGAAAGACTAACAAAAAGAATATGAGAAAACAATGTTACCAATTAGAGGCATTCTTTGTCaccaataaacaataaaaggagaggggggggggggggatcatATATCACAAAGGCTCAATGGTGCAAAACAGTTAATCACACTCATCCAATACATAAACGCCAAGGTAAGTCACCAAGATAACATGATACATGTaaagaaaatttcaaaaacacAAAAAGTAAATATATGTTTGCACAAGATGTGCTAACAAGAATCTTCCAAAACAAGCATGACCATGAGGTTTCTTGAAAGTGAAAACCAAGCCAAAAGTCTCAATCTTCAAAAGGGTAGGttcgaaaagaaaataaagaagctaAGGAATTAAATTTTCCAATGCAATGGTCACTGCTAAATTGAGTCCATGAGTATGGGTCTCCCTTGTTGCTCAGTTGCTTTCTGCATGAAAGTTTCAGTCTCACGTGTTACCACGACATATAAGTTATCATATTTTTTGAGTAATCAATGTTATTGGAACAttataaagtatataaaaatcTTACTATTATTGTCTTATTTCTCAACAATCAGCCGTGTAAGTGTGTATTGCAATGATTGAATATTGTTCATCCAGCGAAAGCAAAAGCATAGGTGGCGAAGTTGTGTTGTTGGGTCCATGGATAATCTGTATGAGAAGGTACAAGTGTTGAGTAAGGAATGGTATAAAAGATTAAtaagaatgattgaatgaagagtAAGAATATTGTAGAGAGAATGAAGAATGAAAACTCGTGACTCACTTATACATGGAGAGTATAAATCATGATGAAAAACCTAAATATATTTAGGGAATAAGAATGATGTTGTGTGtgtgagagacagagagagagacagagaaatAATTACCTGTTGAAATTGTTGGATTACCAAATCCATGTGTTATCAACTTGAATGGCGGGGATGTGGGAGATTTTGGGCCAAACCTGTGGATCCTTCATCTGGCACCGTTTGCCCAGCAAAGGGCTTCCATTGATGATGAGTTGTATTAGAGAGGCAGGCAGCTTTTCTCCCTCCATATTCTCCAACTTGTCACAATACCAAATACTTAGTTCCTGGAGGGAGGTGAGGTGGGCAAGTCCCTTGCATTCCAACGTCTCCACACTTTTCATGTCAAACAGTCCGAGAGACTCAAGGGAGGCAGGCAACCAACCCTCCTTTGGGAAAGACTTCACACTCACACTCTCGTCGAATCCACCATGAATGGAAAGATAAGTAAGCCCATGAAATTGCGAATTCATGAATGCTGCAGAGCTCACCACTTTCTCGCTGTAGCAGATGCTAAGATATCTGAGGCTACGATGTGGATCCCCATCCCCTGTAGGAGACAAATCAACCTCTGGGCAACCCAGTAATGTGAGATTCTCTAGCTGAGGTGCTGCCATCCATAGCGTTGACACAGTTTTTAAACTCCCACAATTGTTGATCCATAAATAACGGAGAGATGAAAGAGAGCGTGACACCACAATACACTCCATGTTTTCACAGAATTCGATATTAACACGCATGAGATTCGGAAAGGAATCCAACAACGAGAAGGATGCAACTGAATCACAGCTGTTCTGTATCCATAGTACCTGCAGCGAGTGATGTTGCCCATCCATTTGGAATTCCAATTCTCTGCAATCCTGAATCGTCAAGTGTTGTAGTGATGGGGGAATAGCACTCACAGGAAACCATATATGGGAGGAACAACCTGAGATTTTCAAAGACGTCAGGTAACTCAGTTGCATGTGCGTTATGGCCTCTACCACCGACTCCACTAGATGctttcctgaaattgaaagatCGGTAATCGCAGGAGCCCTTGGAAGACAAGAACTGAGCCGCTTGCAATACGTAATCTGAAGTGATTGCAAAGATGGTAGTTGACTGGGCAAATCTCCTCTCAACATCGGACAATCCCATATGGTAAGCTTCCTAAGTCGAGGAAACGCATTGAACTCCAGTGAATGCCACTCCTTCCAGCAAGGCATTGAATAAAACGAAAGAGTTTCAAGCATTGGGAATGGTGGTGTCTCCAAACAAGATTCACCATTCTGGTTAAAGTATAACTCAGCACCCACACTTTCTAGACTTTCAAAATCTGAAATTGATAGGTGCTTCAACGAGGGCATTTGTCCAAGTGAAGGAAGCATACAACAATTCCGACAAC is drawn from Arachis hypogaea cultivar Tifrunner chromosome 12, arahy.Tifrunner.gnm2.J5K5, whole genome shotgun sequence and contains these coding sequences:
- the LOC112728746 gene encoding putative disease resistance RPP13-like protein 1, which translates into the protein MAAKLDGGAYLTSFVDAVLDKLSSILEDDSVLEGNYSAQELLGRLEKSLYDVGPVLDDAEQKQFTDKRVKKWLVDLQDALYFADDLLDELSTKAAIAATQGDPGNSSSCSRLVDSYIEDNGDMEKIVGKLESLVERKAKLGLEKSAKLDTSWRIPSTSLVVSSDIFGRDKEKRDIIKLLLDDSESPLTLIPIWGMGGIGKTALAQLVYSDAEVVGKFDTRAWVCVAENFNPISLTRTILEKITCSSYKRDDFDSLQTHLKQKLIGKTFLVVLDDVWHDQQDIWEDLLKPFRYGNHGSKILLTTRSEKVASVVATTDLHYQLSLLSNEDCWLVFSKHARLSADSMKNPTLQKVGKDIVKKCDGLPLAAQALGGLLRGNSEVKSWNHILKNEIWKSSNDKIKIVPALRVSYYYLPSCLKKCFVYCSIYPKSYEFDKDELILLWMAENLLQPVGEKSLEEVGDEYFDELFVRSFFQPHSTNEKTFVMHDLVHDLAMIYAGEFCFRAEEHENAVEIDIKARHLSHNAKGNYPISKLLGVCDRVEHTRTFLEINLSPNIPFDMENTPCILLSKLKRLRALSFKCFPLESLPDSIGELIHLRYLDLSGTYIVTLPESLGNLYNLQTLKLIGCEKLKMLPDGMQNLVNLRHLDIRATCLREMPKGMSKLKSLQFLSDFVVGKHEENKIKELGALANLRESISIDKLENVVDSSEAWEARMFDKDGIDSLKLSWWSHKSMEGVFAFAVKKKDAADSQIERDILDKLQPHSNLKEVEISGYRGTTFPDWLGNSSYHNITTLTLQHCNKCSVLPSFGQLPSLKHLTISDFKSLKTVGAEFYKGGSCLETPFPVLETLTFCSISDWVKWHSMEFNAFPRLAELTLSDCPMLRGDLPYHLPSLQSLTIDNSKDLCCCLPRAPAMASLNIVGGGEVSISELPLLLRKLSIHGMDQVEPVVKAFRNMQLTCLTSLCISDCSFHISFPVSSIPASLQELTISGCAKLELEMDGHHKSLQSLSIIYYYDSATSFSWDAFPNLVRLNIRKCKEMESIVVSRSLSCLRSLHISCCQSLKSVSTLWMAAPQLEDLKIVDCPEIELCPTGDGHPHRSLRSLTISYSKLISCAAFMNLQFYGLTHLRIFGNKESVKCLPKEGWLPASLESLRLFKIHSVETLECKGLAHLNCLQQLSIYHCSKLKNIEGEKLPASLKQLIIKGTPLLGKRCKKKDPEVWPKISHIHGIQVDNRWIL